In the Peptoclostridium acidaminophilum DSM 3953 genome, one interval contains:
- a CDS encoding fasciclin domain-containing protein has translation MGKTKKAISMLVAVIMIGALTCGFSYGQSAYQLKVNEQTISDAAVEMHDGKTFLPMRFVAEALGGSAQWDAEKRMSTFVVGDKTVALTIDSDSALVNNVAATMDFPAHIMNGRTYVSTDFLNSALSLKTYINSTNMTVKVSNLPDIVETAVGAGSFTTLVAAVQAADLVDVLKSEGPFTVFAPTDEAFAALPEGTVENLLKPENKDQLVSILTYHVVPGKVMAADVVKIEKAATVQGQEVTVMVTDGKVMIDDANVVTTDIVTSNGVIHVIDKVILPK, from the coding sequence ATGGGAAAAACTAAAAAGGCAATTTCAATGTTAGTGGCAGTTATTATGATTGGTGCACTTACATGCGGGTTTTCGTACGGACAGTCTGCTTACCAGCTCAAGGTAAACGAGCAGACTATAAGCGATGCCGCTGTTGAGATGCATGACGGCAAGACCTTCCTGCCAATGAGATTCGTAGCAGAAGCGCTGGGAGGTTCGGCTCAGTGGGACGCTGAAAAAAGAATGTCGACATTTGTGGTGGGAGACAAGACGGTTGCCCTCACAATAGATAGCGACAGCGCTTTAGTTAACAATGTGGCTGCAACTATGGATTTTCCTGCCCACATTATGAACGGCAGAACATATGTCAGCACAGATTTTCTAAATAGCGCGCTCAGCCTAAAAACCTATATAAACTCAACCAACATGACAGTAAAAGTATCGAATCTTCCTGACATTGTGGAAACTGCTGTTGGGGCAGGAAGCTTTACAACACTAGTGGCAGCTGTTCAAGCTGCAGATTTGGTTGATGTTTTGAAATCAGAAGGTCCATTTACTGTATTTGCACCAACAGATGAAGCGTTTGCTGCACTTCCTGAAGGAACTGTAGAGAATTTGTTGAAGCCTGAAAACAAAGATCAATTAGTTTCGATATTGACATACCACGTTGTTCCTGGAAAGGTAATGGCGGCAGATGTTGTGAAAATTGAAAAGGCTGCTACCGTACAAGGTCAAGAGGTCACTGTAATGGTAACAGACGGAAAAGTAATGATTGACGATGCAAATGTAGTTACTACGGACATTGTGACAAGCAATGGCGTAATACACGTAATCGACAAAGTTATTCTTCCTAAATAA
- a CDS encoding threonine aldolase family protein — MIRFECDYAEGAHPKILQKMMETNLEQTPGYGVDVYCESARKKIKELCGNDELDVHFLVGGTQANMTVISSILRPHQGVISANTGHINVHETGAIEATGHKVLTVASADGKITAKQVKEVYEGHWNDVTHEHMVQPGMVYISHPTENGTTYTKPELEALSKVCKECRLPLFMDGARLGYGLKAHGNDLTILDIAALTDIFYIGGTKVGALFGEAVVITNEDLKKDFRYLIKQRGGMLAKGRLLGIQFDVLFNDGLYFELSEHAVNMAMIIKNAFREKGYEFLYDSYTNQQFPIIPDDKLEILSQKYSYSFWEKADERNTAVRFCTSWATREDDVKSLVSDIASL; from the coding sequence ATGATAAGATTTGAATGTGATTACGCAGAGGGAGCGCACCCTAAAATACTCCAAAAGATGATGGAAACAAATTTGGAACAGACACCTGGCTACGGAGTCGATGTTTACTGTGAAAGTGCAAGGAAGAAAATAAAGGAGCTGTGTGGGAATGATGAATTAGACGTGCACTTCCTTGTGGGAGGTACGCAGGCCAACATGACGGTAATCAGCTCAATTCTTCGTCCCCATCAAGGCGTGATTTCTGCTAATACTGGACATATAAACGTTCACGAGACAGGAGCCATTGAAGCTACAGGGCACAAGGTGCTGACTGTTGCTAGCGCTGACGGGAAAATCACAGCAAAGCAAGTGAAAGAGGTATATGAAGGACACTGGAATGATGTGACCCATGAGCATATGGTTCAGCCCGGAATGGTATACATATCGCATCCAACGGAGAATGGAACTACATACACAAAGCCGGAATTGGAAGCTCTCAGCAAGGTATGCAAGGAGTGCAGGCTGCCGCTGTTTATGGATGGCGCCCGCTTGGGATACGGCCTTAAAGCTCACGGCAACGATTTGACGATCTTAGACATTGCGGCGCTAACGGATATTTTCTATATAGGCGGTACAAAAGTAGGCGCACTGTTTGGTGAAGCAGTAGTAATTACAAATGAGGACCTGAAAAAGGATTTTCGATATCTCATAAAGCAGCGCGGCGGCATGCTTGCAAAAGGACGCCTGCTGGGAATACAATTTGATGTACTTTTTAATGACGGTCTTTATTTTGAGCTTTCAGAGCATGCAGTAAATATGGCGATGATTATTAAAAATGCTTTTAGGGAGAAAGGCTATGAATTTCTGTATGATTCCTATACAAATCAGCAATTCCCAATTATTCCGGATGACAAGCTTGAAATCCTATCTCAAAAATATTCATATTCATTCTGGGAAAAAGCGGATGAAAGAAATACGGCCGTACGTTTCTGCACAAGCTGGGCAACCAGGGAAGACGATGTGAAATCGCTTGTATCGGATATAGCAAGTCTGTAG
- a CDS encoding ABC transporter ATP-binding protein, whose product MLELINVSVTLDGNDGKVEVLKDISLSLEDKKIYVMTGPNGGGKTSLAKAIMGIYQASAGKILLDGMDITHMGIDERARLGIGYAFQQPPRFKGLTVRDMLRLAAGPGNPINECELLYDVGLCAQDYLDREMNASLSGGEIKRIEIASILARRLKFVVFDEPEAGIDLWSFQRLTETFEKLHDKYDTTIVIISHQERILRLASQVIMVENGSISEITSHEKIFGEIGRIDSECMCRRSCTREGRANVECHR is encoded by the coding sequence ATGCTGGAGCTAATAAATGTAAGCGTAACGCTGGACGGGAACGATGGAAAGGTAGAGGTTCTAAAGGATATCAGCCTGTCACTTGAGGATAAGAAGATATACGTTATGACAGGCCCCAATGGCGGAGGGAAAACTTCCCTTGCCAAGGCGATAATGGGTATTTACCAGGCTTCAGCGGGAAAAATACTTTTGGATGGCATGGATATAACGCATATGGGCATTGACGAAAGGGCGCGGCTTGGAATAGGATATGCATTCCAGCAGCCGCCGCGCTTTAAGGGTCTGACTGTGCGGGACATGCTCAGGCTGGCGGCTGGCCCGGGTAATCCGATTAACGAGTGCGAGCTCCTGTATGACGTTGGTCTTTGCGCCCAGGATTATTTGGACCGGGAAATGAATGCCAGTCTCTCGGGCGGCGAAATAAAGCGTATTGAAATCGCTAGCATTTTGGCACGCAGGCTGAAGTTTGTGGTATTCGACGAGCCTGAAGCGGGCATAGACCTTTGGAGCTTTCAGAGACTTACGGAGACATTTGAAAAACTGCACGATAAGTATGACACCACTATAGTAATAATATCCCACCAGGAGAGGATACTAAGACTCGCTAGTCAGGTTATAATGGTGGAAAACGGAAGTATAAGCGAAATCACAAGCCATGAGAAAATTTTCGGCGAAATCGGACGCATTGATTCTGAATGCATGTGCCGAAGAAGCTGCACAAGGGAGGGAAGGGCAAATGTTGAATGCCATAGATAA
- a CDS encoding DUF4956 domain-containing protein produces MLDSITNIVSTGSITLESLLLCTLASLALGMGVALIHMFRNIYSKNFIVTLALLPAIVQVIITMVNGNLGTGVAVMGAFSLVRFRSIPGGAREIGSIFLAMALGLATGMGHITIAFMFLAIIGAMTLLLNSVRFGEQKETEKELKITIPENLDYEGIFDDLFDKYTKGAELVKVKTTNMGSLYELHYRIILKGSTIEKKFLDELRCRNGNLNIVCGRISSNHGEL; encoded by the coding sequence ATGCTGGATAGCATTACAAACATAGTATCAACTGGCTCAATAACCCTCGAAAGCCTTCTGCTTTGCACTCTAGCCTCACTTGCCCTTGGAATGGGCGTTGCCCTCATCCATATGTTTCGCAATATCTACAGCAAGAACTTCATTGTAACGCTGGCACTGCTTCCGGCCATAGTGCAGGTAATAATCACCATGGTCAACGGCAACCTTGGCACAGGCGTAGCCGTCATGGGGGCCTTCAGCCTTGTCCGTTTCCGCTCCATACCCGGCGGTGCAAGAGAAATAGGAAGCATATTTTTGGCAATGGCCCTTGGCCTTGCTACAGGAATGGGACATATAACTATTGCATTTATGTTTCTCGCCATAATAGGCGCTATGACACTACTCTTAAACAGCGTCAGGTTCGGAGAACAAAAGGAGACTGAAAAAGAGCTTAAGATTACAATCCCGGAAAACCTGGATTATGAAGGGATATTTGACGACTTGTTTGACAAATACACAAAAGGAGCGGAGCTTGTCAAGGTAAAAACCACTAATATGGGCAGCCTTTATGAGCTGCATTACAGGATTATACTCAAGGGCTCGACTATAGAAAAAAAATTCCTGGATGAGCTGCGCTGCCGAAACGGCAACCTAAACATCGTCTGCGGACGGATATCTTCAAATCATGGTGAGCTATAA
- a CDS encoding carbohydrate-binding domain-containing protein encodes MNKIRIKLLSLLTAALLAASVLTGCSNDTSSSSSTSDTTSKIKVEYSSEDIDGTWDDSAATKVSLRGNSIAVDGSGASANGGTLTIKSAGTYVLSGTLTDGQIVVDAGQEDTVKIVLNGAELKSSNSAPIYSKQSKKTIITLAKDTSNKIEDAASYDYAEGEDEPDAAVFSQDDLTINGAGSLSVTGNFNNGIGSKDDLVITGGNIAITSANDALRGRDSIAIKGGTFAITAGGDGLQSNNDEDVEKGWISIDGGVFKITAESDGIQATTSLVVNSGTIDIAKCYEGLEGASVTVNGGSIKIKADDDGLNAAGGKDGSSVNVRPGENSFSNDSPYFIRITGGYVTIDAEGDGIDANGSLYISGGTMLVNGPTNSGNGALDYDGTCDVTGGTLAIAGSSGMVQSPSDTSSQSSLTVYYSSVQKAGTLVTLSDESGKPVLSFAPSKDYQSIVISSPELEQGKTYTLNSGGTNSGKLKDGLYTGGTVSGTTKLADIKLSSIVTRISDDGSEVTGRMGGPGGIGGQGRPEGGKDVNRKPPEGMEPPDGMQPPEDMTPPAKEQ; translated from the coding sequence ATGAACAAAATAAGAATTAAGCTGCTGTCCTTGCTTACCGCCGCACTATTGGCTGCATCCGTTCTGACCGGGTGCAGCAATGACACATCATCGTCTTCGTCAACATCCGATACCACCAGTAAGATAAAGGTTGAATACAGCAGCGAGGATATTGACGGCACTTGGGATGACTCTGCTGCAACCAAAGTATCGCTGAGAGGCAACTCTATTGCCGTTGACGGCAGCGGAGCCTCAGCAAACGGGGGCACTCTGACAATAAAGTCAGCCGGCACATATGTACTCAGCGGAACGCTGACCGATGGCCAGATTGTAGTTGACGCTGGACAGGAAGATACAGTGAAAATCGTGCTAAACGGCGCAGAGCTAAAATCCTCAAACAGCGCTCCTATTTACTCCAAACAGTCCAAGAAAACAATCATCACGCTAGCAAAGGATACAAGCAACAAGATTGAAGACGCGGCTTCGTATGATTACGCCGAAGGCGAGGACGAGCCAGACGCAGCTGTTTTCAGCCAGGATGACCTTACCATAAACGGAGCAGGCTCTCTGAGCGTAACTGGCAATTTCAACAATGGCATCGGCTCCAAGGATGACCTTGTAATAACCGGAGGAAACATAGCTATCACTTCGGCCAATGACGCCTTGCGCGGAAGGGACTCCATAGCTATAAAGGGCGGCACATTTGCAATCACGGCAGGAGGAGACGGCCTTCAGTCAAACAATGACGAGGATGTCGAGAAGGGCTGGATTTCTATCGACGGCGGAGTCTTCAAAATCACAGCAGAAAGTGACGGTATCCAGGCAACCACGTCCCTTGTAGTCAACAGCGGCACGATTGACATAGCCAAATGCTATGAGGGACTAGAGGGCGCCTCGGTAACGGTCAACGGCGGCTCAATAAAGATTAAAGCTGACGATGATGGACTCAATGCGGCCGGCGGCAAAGATGGCTCTTCCGTCAATGTAAGACCGGGCGAAAACAGCTTCAGCAATGACAGTCCTTATTTCATAAGGATAACCGGCGGATACGTGACAATAGATGCAGAAGGCGACGGAATAGATGCCAACGGCTCTCTATATATAAGCGGTGGCACAATGCTGGTTAACGGTCCGACAAATAGCGGCAACGGAGCACTGGACTACGACGGCACCTGCGATGTGACTGGTGGAACACTTGCAATAGCCGGTAGCTCTGGCATGGTGCAGTCCCCAAGTGACACATCTTCTCAAAGCTCTCTGACAGTCTATTATTCTTCGGTTCAGAAAGCCGGAACGCTTGTAACTCTATCGGACGAAAGCGGAAAGCCGGTCCTCTCCTTCGCTCCATCCAAGGACTACCAATCAATAGTCATAAGCTCACCTGAGCTTGAGCAGGGCAAGACATACACACTAAACTCCGGCGGAACAAATTCAGGCAAGCTGAAAGACGGACTCTACACAGGAGGAACAGTTTCAGGTACGACAAAACTTGCAGATATAAAGCTTTCAAGCATCGTGACAAGAATCTCTGATGACGGCTCCGAAGTCACTGGAAGAATGGGCGGACCTGGCGGCATAGGCGGCCAAGGCAGACCTGAAGGCGGCAAGGATGTAAACCGCAAGCCACCTGAAGGCATGGAGCCGCCTGATGGAATGCAACCTCCCGAGGATATGACTCCTCCTGCTAAGGAGCAGTAG
- a CDS encoding SufB/SufD family protein: MLNAIDKRILLEVADLHGIPLGAYNIRKNGQGESRNTTTNIDITTKLDKPGIDVTIKPGTKGESVHIPVIISAEGLTDVVYNTFEVGADSEVLIVAGCGIHNPGSGKAQHDGIHEFFVRRGARMRYVEKHYGEGEGSGDKILNPKTIIEVEEGGVAELELVQIKGVDHTLRDTIVKLHKNARLIVSERLLTYMNQDAESNITVELVGEDSTAQIISRSVAQDESRQIFHLNMRGYTRCRGHIQCDSIIMHSAQVSSVPEITAFDSDAQLIHEAAIGKIASEQLTKLMTLGLTEKEAEDTVLQGFLK, translated from the coding sequence ATGTTGAATGCCATAGATAAGAGGATTTTGCTTGAGGTTGCAGACTTGCACGGGATACCTTTGGGAGCCTACAATATAAGGAAAAACGGCCAGGGCGAAAGCCGCAACACCACGACAAATATAGATATCACAACCAAGTTGGACAAGCCTGGGATAGATGTTACAATAAAGCCGGGTACAAAGGGCGAGAGCGTCCACATTCCTGTGATAATTTCGGCTGAGGGGCTTACGGATGTGGTCTACAACACATTTGAAGTTGGGGCCGATTCGGAGGTGCTCATAGTTGCAGGCTGCGGCATACACAATCCTGGCTCCGGAAAAGCGCAGCATGACGGAATACATGAATTTTTTGTGCGAAGGGGAGCCCGCATGAGGTATGTTGAGAAGCATTACGGCGAGGGTGAGGGCAGCGGAGACAAGATACTCAATCCCAAGACCATAATAGAGGTTGAAGAGGGAGGCGTAGCTGAGCTGGAGCTTGTGCAGATAAAGGGAGTTGACCACACACTTCGGGACACAATTGTGAAGCTTCACAAAAACGCCAGGCTGATTGTCTCGGAAAGGCTGCTAACCTACATGAATCAGGATGCCGAGTCCAACATAACAGTGGAGCTTGTGGGAGAGGATTCAACCGCCCAGATAATATCCCGCTCTGTGGCCCAGGATGAATCCAGGCAGATTTTCCACCTCAATATGAGAGGCTATACAAGGTGCCGAGGTCACATACAGTGCGACTCCATAATAATGCACAGCGCCCAGGTTTCGTCTGTGCCTGAAATCACCGCGTTCGATTCGGACGCACAGCTCATTCACGAGGCTGCCATAGGGAAAATCGCCTCGGAACAGCTGACTAAGCTCATGACACTTGGTCTTACTGAAAAGGAAGCCGAGGATACCGTATTGCAGGGATTTTTAAAGTAA
- a CDS encoding polyphosphate polymerase domain-containing protein: MAQYQDVFRRYEKKYMLSEQQHKALMQNLDTYMTKDSYGFHTICNVYFDTASYELIRTSIEKPVYKEKLRLRSYGIPKPGDNVFVEIKKKFDGIVYKRRVQLSLDEALSFLTLSKQTTASSQILGEIDWFMKRYMPVPKVFIAYDRLALFGNEDANLRITFDQNIRFRECLLDPSKGSWGNHLLEPGKILMEIKIPGTMPIWLSQILAGLNIFPTSFSKYGNCYKQHLIYNTYQKGGINHAG; encoded by the coding sequence ATGGCACAATATCAGGATGTATTCAGACGCTATGAAAAAAAATATATGCTGAGCGAGCAGCAGCATAAAGCTCTTATGCAGAACCTTGATACCTACATGACAAAGGATAGCTACGGCTTCCATACCATCTGCAATGTCTATTTCGACACAGCCAGCTACGAACTAATACGCACATCCATAGAAAAGCCAGTATACAAGGAAAAATTAAGGCTTCGCAGCTATGGAATACCTAAGCCTGGCGACAATGTGTTCGTTGAAATCAAAAAGAAGTTCGATGGGATTGTATACAAAAGGCGAGTGCAGCTTTCTTTGGACGAGGCATTGAGCTTTCTTACTCTGAGCAAGCAAACCACAGCATCAAGCCAGATACTAGGGGAAATTGACTGGTTCATGAAAAGATACATGCCAGTTCCGAAGGTGTTCATTGCATATGACAGGCTGGCCCTATTTGGCAACGAGGATGCAAATCTGAGGATCACATTCGATCAAAATATACGTTTCAGAGAATGTCTGCTGGACCCGTCAAAGGGCAGCTGGGGAAATCACCTACTTGAGCCCGGCAAAATCCTCATGGAGATTAAAATTCCAGGAACTATGCCCATATGGCTCAGCCAAATCCTTGCCGGATTGAATATATTCCCGACCTCGTTTTCCAAATACGGAAACTGTTATAAGCAACATCTGATTTATAACACATACCAAAAAGGAGGAATCAACCATGCTGGATAG
- a CDS encoding ethanolamine utilization protein EutH — MNVFIILMLLLACVGLFDKILGGRWDLSKEFDKGLALMGPMALSIVGLYCIGITAVQANATAIAELAEVLPFDSSVIIGSILATDLGGYAISKNIAATPLLGLFSGVIVASSLGCAVSFQLPVSLATIPKEEVGPMMNGLLLGIITIPAGLLAGGIMLGLTVSELAVNIAPVALLCLLLAMFFVKAAKATMMVMSFVGYAIRAASFAMFAVVIAGLFVPAWRIADMALVSEILVILAKMTAVVCGSMVLSRLAIMYCKRPIGWMSRKLDINEKSVMGLLLSLTTSLSMLPLFSQMDRRGKAMNAAFTVSGAYMLGGQLAFIGSVESIDVVSIYMVSKLVGGVCALIAAALFTPAETIAHA, encoded by the coding sequence ATGAACGTGTTTATAATTTTAATGCTACTGCTGGCTTGCGTGGGGCTTTTTGACAAGATACTGGGCGGAAGATGGGACCTTTCGAAGGAGTTCGACAAAGGGCTGGCTCTTATGGGGCCCATGGCACTTTCTATTGTCGGTCTTTACTGCATAGGAATCACAGCCGTGCAAGCCAACGCAACGGCTATTGCCGAACTGGCCGAAGTTCTGCCCTTTGATTCATCGGTGATAATCGGAAGTATCCTCGCTACGGACCTTGGAGGCTACGCAATTTCGAAGAATATTGCAGCCACTCCGCTTTTGGGCTTGTTTTCAGGAGTCATAGTGGCCTCAAGCCTTGGCTGCGCCGTTAGCTTCCAGCTACCGGTGTCTCTTGCCACGATTCCAAAAGAAGAGGTGGGTCCGATGATGAACGGTCTGCTTCTTGGGATAATTACGATACCGGCTGGACTTTTGGCGGGCGGCATAATGCTTGGGCTTACTGTAAGCGAGCTGGCGGTTAACATAGCGCCTGTGGCGTTGCTGTGCCTTTTGCTTGCTATGTTTTTTGTAAAAGCTGCAAAGGCCACGATGATGGTCATGTCATTTGTCGGCTATGCAATACGTGCCGCCAGTTTTGCCATGTTTGCAGTCGTGATAGCAGGACTTTTTGTGCCTGCTTGGCGCATAGCAGACATGGCACTGGTGAGCGAAATTCTTGTCATACTGGCAAAGATGACAGCGGTAGTGTGCGGCTCTATGGTCTTGTCCCGCTTGGCCATTATGTACTGCAAAAGGCCGATTGGCTGGATGTCAAGAAAACTGGACATAAATGAAAAATCGGTTATGGGGCTTTTGCTTAGTTTGACAACAAGCCTTTCAATGCTGCCGCTTTTTTCGCAGATGGACCGCAGGGGAAAGGCCATGAACGCAGCGTTTACGGTAAGCGGAGCCTACATGCTGGGAGGGCAGCTTGCCTTTATTGGCAGCGTTGAGAGTATTGATGTTGTGAGCATATACATGGTTTCCAAGCTTGTAGGTGGAGTATGCGCCCTCATTGCGGCGGCTCTATTTACACCAGCAGAAACCATAGCACACGCATAA
- a CDS encoding response regulator transcription factor, whose product MRILIVEDEIRLAEALGQIIQEQKYAVDVVHDGEAGLDYAMSAMYDVIVLDVMLPKKSGFEVVRELRENRITTPVILLTARDEITDKVTGLDCGADDYMTKPFSPEELLARLRALSRRRGEVVLEELAFADLTLNLSTYSLSCGTKSVHLGFKEYEVLNILISNPKMVVPKEDIIVKVWGAESDAEDNNVEAYISFLRKKFFFLGSRVSIGTVRKVGYRLEADEA is encoded by the coding sequence ATGCGCATACTAATCGTGGAGGACGAGATCCGACTGGCCGAGGCGCTGGGTCAGATAATACAAGAGCAAAAGTACGCTGTTGATGTTGTTCATGATGGTGAAGCTGGATTGGACTATGCGATGAGCGCCATGTATGATGTCATAGTGCTGGATGTCATGCTTCCTAAAAAGAGCGGCTTCGAGGTTGTGCGCGAACTTAGGGAGAACAGAATCACAACGCCAGTCATACTCCTTACAGCCAGGGATGAAATAACGGATAAAGTGACAGGACTGGACTGCGGAGCTGACGACTACATGACAAAGCCGTTTTCTCCGGAGGAGCTTTTGGCCCGCTTAAGAGCTCTTTCCAGGAGACGCGGAGAAGTAGTGCTGGAGGAACTTGCATTTGCGGATCTTACACTCAACTTGTCCACGTACAGCCTGAGTTGCGGCACGAAGTCGGTACATCTGGGATTCAAGGAGTACGAGGTGTTGAATATTTTAATATCAAACCCTAAAATGGTGGTGCCCAAAGAAGACATAATAGTCAAGGTCTGGGGGGCAGAGTCGGACGCAGAGGACAACAATGTGGAGGCCTATATATCATTCCTGCGCAAGAAGTTCTTTTTCCTGGGCTCGAGGGTCAGCATAGGCACGGTCAGGAAGGTAGGATACAGACTGGAGGCTGACGAGGCGTGA
- the zupT gene encoding zinc transporter ZupT: MEIGMDRLLFAFGLTLFAGLSTGIGSALAFYAKKTDERFLSAALGFSAGVMIYVSMIEIFAKARQSLEVCCGATKGYWIATIAFFGGIAVIGLIDKFVPTFENPHEIRDVSEMENGKKNGHELMRMGLFSALAIGIHNFPEGLATFAGAIQDPTLGISIAVAIAIHNIPEGIAVSVPIFYATGDRKKAFKYSFISGLSEPIGAIFGYFILMRFFNDGMFGILFAGVAGIMVYISLDELLPAAEKYGEHHIAIYGLISGMIVMAGSLLMFA; this comes from the coding sequence ATGGAAATAGGTATGGACAGATTACTGTTCGCTTTTGGGCTTACACTGTTTGCAGGTTTATCTACGGGCATTGGAAGCGCTCTTGCTTTTTACGCTAAGAAAACGGATGAAAGGTTCCTGTCAGCAGCTCTGGGTTTTTCGGCCGGCGTCATGATATATGTCTCCATGATAGAGATATTCGCGAAGGCGAGGCAATCTTTGGAAGTGTGCTGCGGAGCCACAAAGGGGTATTGGATTGCCACTATTGCCTTTTTCGGAGGGATAGCTGTAATAGGTCTGATTGACAAATTCGTACCCACATTTGAGAACCCCCACGAGATTCGAGATGTAAGCGAGATGGAAAACGGTAAGAAAAATGGCCATGAGCTCATGCGAATGGGGCTTTTTTCGGCACTCGCCATAGGAATCCACAACTTTCCTGAAGGCTTGGCGACATTTGCTGGAGCAATACAGGATCCCACCCTGGGAATTAGCATAGCAGTGGCTATAGCGATACACAACATTCCTGAGGGAATAGCAGTTTCGGTGCCGATTTTCTATGCGACAGGAGACAGAAAAAAGGCATTCAAATATTCATTTATTTCGGGGCTCTCAGAGCCGATTGGGGCCATTTTTGGATATTTTATACTAATGAGATTCTTCAATGACGGCATGTTTGGAATATTGTTCGCGGGAGTAGCAGGGATAATGGTATACATATCTCTTGACGAGCTCCTTCCGGCGGCAGAAAAATACGGGGAACATCACATAGCAATCTATGGCCTGATTTCGGGAATGATTGTGATGGCAGGCAGTCTGCTGATGTTCGCATAA
- a CDS encoding sensor histidine kinase: MIKKLQKKFIFINMTLIGLVMIIVFAAICFFSYQWTARDSYRAMEKVIEREGMPPPLLEIGKKRHPDIGTMIPIFTVTIDETGNTIDSSKENVTVSDEVVSEVTKRVLERDEQNGIMLDLRLRFLVMQTPGGTKIAFADMGREMDSMTNLLLTLLLVGLGGLIAFFFISLFLSGWALRPAEKAWEQQRQFVADASHELKTPLTVILANTGILLSHRQDTIEEQSKWIEHTRAEANRMKKLVDDLLFLAKSDASQTHALQARLNFSDSVWRCLLPFEPVAYEQGITVSSDIDPDIMLVGDEGQLKQLILILLDNACKYAGKSGTVTLKLQRVQESVRLSVNNTGAPIIPEHLEHIFERFYRSDSSRSREEGGYGLGLAIAKAIVENHRGNISVESSEQFGTTFTVCFPSKAASEKA; encoded by the coding sequence GTGATAAAAAAGCTGCAAAAAAAATTCATATTCATCAACATGACACTTATAGGCCTTGTGATGATAATAGTATTTGCGGCAATTTGCTTTTTCAGCTATCAGTGGACAGCAAGGGATAGCTATAGGGCCATGGAAAAGGTCATAGAAAGAGAAGGCATGCCGCCGCCTCTGTTGGAAATTGGCAAAAAGCGCCATCCGGACATAGGGACTATGATTCCAATATTCACCGTGACAATCGATGAAACTGGAAATACAATAGACTCGTCGAAGGAAAATGTCACCGTCTCAGACGAGGTGGTCTCAGAAGTTACAAAGCGCGTACTTGAAAGGGACGAGCAAAACGGAATAATGCTGGACTTGCGGCTTAGGTTCCTCGTCATGCAGACCCCTGGAGGTACAAAGATAGCTTTTGCGGACATGGGAAGGGAGATGGACTCTATGACTAATCTGCTGCTCACTTTGCTGCTTGTCGGACTTGGAGGCCTGATAGCCTTCTTCTTTATAAGCCTGTTTCTTTCAGGCTGGGCGCTGCGTCCGGCGGAAAAGGCCTGGGAGCAGCAGAGGCAGTTTGTGGCCGATGCTTCGCACGAGCTTAAAACGCCTCTGACGGTAATACTTGCGAATACAGGGATACTGCTTTCTCACAGGCAGGATACCATTGAAGAGCAGTCTAAATGGATAGAGCACACCCGGGCGGAAGCCAACAGGATGAAAAAGCTGGTTGATGACCTGCTGTTCCTGGCTAAATCCGATGCATCACAGACACATGCGCTGCAAGCCAGGCTCAATTTCAGCGACTCAGTATGGAGATGCCTGCTACCGTTTGAACCGGTAGCCTATGAGCAGGGGATAACTGTAAGCAGCGATATTGATCCGGATATAATGCTTGTCGGGGATGAGGGGCAGCTCAAGCAGCTTATTTTAATACTTCTTGACAATGCCTGCAAGTATGCCGGAAAAAGCGGAACAGTCACATTGAAACTACAGCGAGTTCAAGAGAGTGTACGATTGTCGGTTAACAACACTGGAGCGCCAATCATACCTGAGCATCTGGAGCATATTTTCGAGCGTTTCTATCGCTCTGACAGCTCAAGGTCACGTGAAGAAGGCGGTTATGGACTTGGGCTTGCCATCGCCAAGGCAATAGTGGAAAATCATAGGGGAAATATTTCGGTGGAAAGCAGCGAGCAGTTCGGCACTACATTCACTGTATGCTTTCCAAGCAAAGCGGCTAGTGAAAAAGCATAG